From the Maioricimonas rarisocia genome, one window contains:
- a CDS encoding lysophospholipid acyltransferase family protein, producing MSGSSDGGTFTNPGDPLRRNWLWFSLQQLLQILFVFVFRYRARGYEKLPPGGALLLINHQSMLDPLLVGLPLKRPVSYVARENLFHVPIVGWILKRTYVMPINRESAGTQIIRESTKRMKQGFLVGLFPEGTRTNDGNLGPLKPGFVALVRRAGVPVFPVGIAGAYRIMPRGCLFPRPRKVRVVFGDPLTEDELREGLQRGNEERLVELVTSRIDECAREAREWLASNR from the coding sequence ATGAGCGGCAGCAGTGACGGGGGAACGTTCACGAATCCCGGCGATCCGCTGAGGCGAAACTGGCTCTGGTTCTCGCTGCAGCAACTGCTGCAGATTCTCTTCGTATTCGTCTTTCGCTACCGGGCCCGCGGCTACGAGAAGCTCCCTCCCGGCGGAGCCCTGCTGCTGATCAATCATCAGAGCATGCTCGACCCGCTGCTGGTCGGACTCCCGCTCAAGCGTCCGGTCAGTTATGTCGCGCGAGAGAACCTGTTTCACGTGCCAATCGTCGGGTGGATTCTCAAGCGAACCTATGTGATGCCGATCAATCGCGAATCGGCCGGCACGCAGATCATCCGGGAGTCGACGAAGCGGATGAAGCAGGGCTTTCTGGTCGGCCTGTTTCCCGAGGGGACCCGCACAAACGACGGCAACCTTGGGCCCCTCAAGCCCGGTTTCGTCGCCCTGGTGCGACGGGCGGGCGTCCCGGTCTTTCCCGTCGGGATCGCCGGTGCGTATCGGATCATGCCCCGCGGCTGCCTCTTTCCCCGTCCGCGTAAGGTGCGCGTCGTCTTCGGCGACCCGTTGACCGAGGATGAACTGCGCGAAGGTCTGCAGCGTGGAAACGAAGAGCGGCTCGTCGAGCTGGTGACGAGCCGCATCGATGAGTGTGCCCGAGAAGCCCGCGAATGGCTCGCGTCCAACCGCTGA
- a CDS encoding DUF1501 domain-containing protein produces the protein MLRIACSDARSNCAGHSRRTALKVGACGLLNLSLVDLLRQRAGAGGSRNEKSVILLWLDGGPSQLESYDPKPEAPAEYRGPWTAISTKVPGIHLTEKFPLQASHTDKMAIVRSLHHDNGDHFAAAHWMLTGKYGSNSANKESMFPSIGSYVSRIRGPVTNGLPTFVGLPAAESVYLYPGYQGAAYLGPAYNPFDVQPQQRYLSATYTAPIKPPTLLASINDESTGRTSERVSLLSRLDGVRREIDRTGMMESMDQFQQQAVDMVLSGKARVALDIEQEDEATRDRYGRGPWGHYTLMARRLVEAGVGFVTVDMPHWDNHSRIEKGHGDKIPKVDQAVSALLTDLTDRGLLDDVIVLVMGEFGRTPRLNNGQPGIPIPGRDHWGNAISAMIAGGGIRGGQVVGATNDKAEHPIERPLKPANLLATVYHLLGIDPAMTFLNHAGRPISILDEREIIRELV, from the coding sequence ATGCTTCGAATTGCTTGCAGTGACGCCCGTTCCAATTGTGCCGGCCACTCCCGACGGACCGCCCTGAAGGTGGGAGCGTGCGGGTTGCTCAACCTCTCGCTGGTCGACCTCCTCCGGCAGCGTGCTGGTGCGGGAGGTTCCAGAAACGAGAAGTCCGTCATCCTGCTCTGGCTCGACGGCGGCCCCAGCCAGCTCGAATCGTACGACCCCAAGCCGGAAGCCCCCGCAGAATACCGCGGCCCCTGGACGGCGATCTCGACGAAAGTGCCAGGAATTCACCTCACCGAGAAGTTCCCCCTGCAGGCGTCGCACACCGACAAAATGGCGATCGTCCGGTCGCTGCATCACGACAACGGGGATCATTTCGCCGCCGCCCACTGGATGCTCACGGGCAAGTACGGCAGCAACTCGGCCAACAAGGAGTCGATGTTCCCCTCAATCGGTTCTTATGTTTCCCGCATCCGTGGACCTGTCACCAACGGCCTGCCCACGTTTGTGGGGCTCCCGGCGGCCGAGTCGGTCTACCTCTACCCCGGCTACCAGGGGGCGGCCTACCTCGGCCCTGCGTACAACCCCTTCGACGTCCAGCCGCAGCAGCGGTATCTGTCCGCCACCTACACCGCGCCGATCAAGCCGCCGACGCTGCTGGCCAGTATCAACGACGAGTCGACCGGACGAACCTCCGAGCGGGTCAGCCTGCTGTCGCGGCTGGATGGCGTCCGCCGCGAGATTGACCGGACCGGCATGATGGAGTCGATGGATCAGTTCCAGCAGCAGGCGGTCGACATGGTCCTCAGTGGCAAGGCACGCGTCGCCCTCGACATCGAGCAGGAAGACGAGGCCACCCGCGATCGCTACGGACGCGGTCCCTGGGGACACTACACGCTGATGGCCCGGCGGCTCGTCGAAGCGGGCGTCGGCTTCGTCACCGTCGACATGCCCCACTGGGACAACCACTCGCGAATCGAAAAGGGCCACGGCGACAAGATCCCCAAGGTTGACCAGGCCGTTTCCGCCCTGTTGACGGATCTGACCGACCGCGGTCTCCTCGACGACGTGATCGTGCTGGTCATGGGAGAGTTCGGCCGCACGCCGCGACTGAACAACGGGCAGCCCGGCATTCCAATTCCCGGCCGCGACCACTGGGGGAACGCGATCTCGGCGATGATTGCCGGCGGAGGCATTCGCGGCGGTCAGGTGGTCGGCGCCACCAACGACAAGGCGGAGCATCCGATCGAGCGTCCGCTCAAGCCGGCCAACCTGCTGGCGACGGTTTACCATCTGCTGGGGATCGACCCGGCGATGACGTTTCTGAATCACGCCGGCCGCCCGATTTCGATCCTCGACGAGCGCGAGATCATTCGGGAGTTGGTGTGA
- a CDS encoding potassium channel family protein: MWPTTEEETTVSADRAPSSIIDAVDRLTRRLLPDWEVVLLTERDLERGDNGQVDLEATLQSCGIGDGTWPDAVVADIWFQTKKEDPTLARRIVEYISQNRGDSVGQHYLVSTLPEDPPHDDAFEETPHERFQFEAFKPLFHYVTNPWDEIFNHLLYVRSCHQFGTLLGRLDGTGDRETRRKLALDDFGVDVVEAESLQGRNEQEISLDGKSFSKPVIIYLPDADQPVRRLRISRCTFEKPVLVYRARAVRTIRIQRCDFHEGLVVDRCRFEEDAIFEYNRFLSEPPWFHATHFGGRITYRCNRQLPVKSESDSRPAVPLIMWHRCEFSDRGYVDLGGDRVKATWYMCSFAAGRYLEVVFPYLCEAGLRGNGAPTGNVRATATGVVDLAAHASDVDAHSGYFRFREKGQNEFADDIGFDRRDVDLRFTNSNLAGRIVIREHPFPTGYYDRRYGLGVNLSGSTLSGSLNLQHVRVRWLNLDRIAMLGGEMFLTDPGLTTRYWPKFDRRNTNAAGSFSGWITTALKRLYELNVPRLAGLCVGMVLTAGFLATAMVSSSVLESTLYAAAGTCTGLLCMLATSLLFDESTSPFSLVPERCGIIYEERLLNGLERPRFSTHLVRQNRLIEYENLLARRKLHCYSVAQQYEDLRNAFSRSPNTDAEEDYCHFKAIDYRQQAEHLTLEQNARGNAVYPLHWSEKAGVVLSIVAGALILGGVTAVGWRGVEWAAGLINGDAMAGLAPSEFLWKRFLTVTPLFASLYLLAGYALSFDVRVLCKWAARRTILQVISAGLYPTRTILSGGLIIVMFSSVYIIAGTYHLPLMGSIVDGNDIALIEGDSADVWRAMYFSVVTFTTLGYGDYHPTGALRIVAAFEALIGAIMIAIVTVSIARQYLRK, translated from the coding sequence GTGTGGCCGACGACGGAGGAGGAAACGACGGTCTCCGCCGACAGAGCCCCCTCGTCGATTATTGACGCAGTCGATCGGCTGACTCGACGACTGCTGCCCGACTGGGAAGTGGTGCTGCTGACGGAACGCGATCTGGAGCGGGGTGACAATGGCCAGGTTGACCTCGAGGCCACACTCCAGAGTTGCGGCATCGGAGACGGAACGTGGCCAGACGCTGTCGTCGCCGACATCTGGTTTCAGACGAAAAAAGAGGATCCGACGCTCGCGAGACGGATTGTCGAGTATATCTCCCAGAATCGCGGCGATTCGGTGGGGCAGCATTATCTGGTGTCGACGCTCCCCGAAGACCCGCCGCACGACGATGCGTTCGAGGAGACGCCGCACGAGCGATTTCAGTTCGAAGCGTTCAAGCCGCTGTTTCACTACGTCACCAACCCGTGGGACGAGATTTTCAACCACCTGTTGTATGTGCGGAGTTGTCACCAGTTCGGGACGCTCCTCGGGCGACTCGACGGAACAGGAGATCGTGAGACACGCCGCAAACTCGCCTTGGATGATTTCGGAGTCGACGTGGTCGAAGCGGAATCTCTCCAGGGACGGAACGAGCAGGAAATCAGTCTGGACGGAAAGTCATTCAGCAAACCGGTAATCATCTACCTGCCGGACGCCGATCAGCCGGTGCGGCGCCTGCGCATTTCCCGCTGTACGTTCGAGAAACCGGTGCTCGTTTACCGTGCCCGCGCTGTGCGTACCATCCGTATTCAGCGCTGCGACTTTCACGAAGGTCTTGTGGTGGACCGCTGTCGTTTCGAAGAAGACGCGATCTTCGAGTACAACCGCTTTCTGTCCGAGCCGCCGTGGTTTCATGCCACGCACTTCGGCGGCAGGATCACGTACCGCTGTAATCGGCAACTTCCCGTAAAATCCGAATCCGATTCCAGGCCTGCTGTCCCTCTGATCATGTGGCATCGCTGCGAGTTCTCTGACCGTGGATACGTCGATCTGGGAGGGGATCGCGTCAAGGCAACGTGGTATATGTGCAGCTTTGCTGCCGGCCGGTACCTCGAAGTCGTTTTCCCCTACCTTTGCGAAGCGGGCCTGCGAGGCAACGGTGCTCCCACGGGAAACGTTCGCGCGACGGCGACCGGAGTGGTCGACCTCGCCGCCCACGCCTCCGACGTAGACGCACACTCCGGATACTTCCGTTTCCGCGAAAAGGGACAGAACGAATTCGCCGATGACATCGGTTTCGACCGCCGCGACGTTGATCTCCGGTTCACGAATTCAAACCTGGCCGGCCGCATTGTCATACGGGAGCATCCTTTTCCCACCGGATATTACGATCGCCGCTACGGTCTGGGAGTCAATCTCAGCGGGTCGACGCTTTCCGGATCGCTCAACCTGCAGCATGTGCGCGTCCGGTGGCTGAATCTCGACCGCATCGCAATGCTGGGCGGCGAAATGTTCCTGACCGATCCCGGTTTGACCACTCGCTACTGGCCCAAGTTTGACCGGCGAAACACGAATGCGGCGGGGAGCTTTTCCGGCTGGATTACGACCGCCCTGAAGAGGCTCTACGAACTGAACGTGCCTCGGCTTGCCGGCCTGTGCGTGGGAATGGTACTGACGGCCGGCTTCCTTGCGACGGCCATGGTGTCGTCGAGCGTGCTGGAGTCGACTCTCTATGCTGCTGCCGGGACCTGCACCGGGCTGCTCTGCATGCTGGCGACTTCGCTCCTGTTTGACGAATCGACCAGTCCCTTCAGTCTTGTTCCCGAACGATGTGGCATCATCTACGAGGAGCGGCTGCTCAATGGCCTGGAGCGTCCCCGGTTCTCGACGCATCTGGTCCGACAGAATCGTCTCATCGAGTACGAGAACCTGCTGGCGCGCCGCAAGCTTCACTGTTACAGCGTCGCTCAGCAGTACGAGGATTTGCGGAACGCATTCTCTCGTTCACCGAATACCGATGCGGAAGAAGACTACTGCCACTTCAAGGCGATCGACTACCGCCAGCAGGCAGAGCATCTGACGCTGGAGCAGAATGCGAGAGGCAATGCCGTGTATCCATTGCACTGGAGCGAGAAGGCGGGCGTTGTGCTCTCCATCGTCGCCGGCGCGTTGATCCTGGGCGGAGTGACCGCTGTCGGCTGGCGCGGAGTCGAGTGGGCGGCCGGACTGATCAACGGAGACGCGATGGCCGGACTCGCGCCTTCCGAGTTTCTCTGGAAGAGGTTCCTGACCGTCACGCCCCTGTTCGCGAGCCTGTATCTTCTCGCCGGCTACGCACTCTCCTTCGACGTGCGAGTCCTCTGCAAGTGGGCCGCGCGTCGCACAATTCTGCAGGTGATCAGCGCAGGGCTCTACCCGACACGTACGATTCTGTCGGGCGGCCTGATCATCGTCATGTTTTCCTCAGTTTACATCATCGCGGGAACATACCACCTACCGCTCATGGGCAGCATTGTCGACGGAAACGATATTGCTCTGATCGAAGGAGACAGTGCTGACGTCTGGCGGGCCATGTACTTCAGCGTGGTGACATTCACCACCCTCGGCTACGGCGACTACCACCCCACCGGAGCCTTGCGGATCGTCGCGGCATTCGAGGCCCTGATTGGAGCAATCATGATCGCGATCGTCACAGTTTCGATTGCACGGCAATACCTCAGAAAGTAG